A genomic region of Phragmites australis chromosome 2, lpPhrAust1.1, whole genome shotgun sequence contains the following coding sequences:
- the LOC133896759 gene encoding glycine-rich protein A3-like: MGGGHDMHGHNGGVKGFVSNLVHGGKGQGQGHGQGYGYEHGYGHGYPPPAAGAYPPSHGYPAHGYPPAAYPAHSAQHGHMNMGAYHTSHGGGGHHGGKHKGGMSGGKFIRKWK, from the exons ATGGGCGGCGGGCACGACATGCACGGCCACAACGGCGGTGTGAAGGGGTTCGTCTCCAACCTCGTCCACGGCGGGAAGGGCCAGGGCCAGGGCCACGGACAAGGATATGGCTACGAGCACGGCTACGGCCACGGGTACCCTCCTCCTGCCGCCGGCGCGTACCCTCCATCGCACGGCTACCCGGCGCACGGCTACCCGCCGGCCGCCTACCCTGCGCACTCGGCGCAGCACG GGCATATGAACATGGGGGCGTACCACACcagccacggcggcggcggccaccacGGCGGCAAGCACAAGGGCGGCATGTCCGGCGGCAAGTTCATCAGGAAGTGGAAGTGA